One Deltaproteobacteria bacterium genomic region harbors:
- a CDS encoding tetratricopeptide repeat protein, translating into MPEETLFWIATGVVAALGVASLALWGRISGGRQRAVDEKQAYLKGVHYLLVDDTDAAIEALTRVVEVNTETIDTYFALGVLFRRKGELERATRIHQNILLRPGISPRIEAQAHCELAEDYRASGLQEESAAAYEKAEKVAPKGWDRLPEVLEGLRDVRILQGRLEAAVEVQRRRMRLVDGDERGVLAHLLAALGARLAGEGATEEARRFLKEALKADADCVEAHLEMGRFAAKQLADRKLAQKHLERAIDLQPEVIVLAYPILADLHFEGGDFEAFGAFLQAAVGRHPDDPHLRLALARHLRARKLNDRAVEELRLALDLDPDFRAARQELGRILLEEDKGRELREQFAAILEGAPPKASDFTCARCGQPVGALLFRCPRCQAFGTIRWRAATA; encoded by the coding sequence ATGCCTGAGGAGACCCTCTTCTGGATCGCCACCGGGGTGGTGGCGGCGCTCGGGGTCGCCAGCCTCGCCCTCTGGGGGCGGATCAGCGGCGGCCGTCAGCGGGCGGTGGACGAGAAGCAGGCCTACCTCAAGGGCGTGCACTACCTGCTGGTCGATGACACCGACGCGGCCATCGAGGCCCTGACCCGGGTGGTCGAGGTGAACACCGAGACCATCGACACCTACTTCGCCCTCGGAGTGCTCTTCCGGCGCAAGGGGGAGCTGGAGCGGGCCACCCGCATCCACCAGAACATCCTGCTGCGGCCCGGGATCTCTCCGCGGATCGAGGCGCAGGCCCACTGCGAGCTGGCCGAGGACTACCGCGCCTCGGGCCTGCAGGAGGAGTCGGCCGCCGCCTACGAGAAGGCCGAGAAGGTGGCGCCCAAGGGCTGGGACCGCCTGCCGGAGGTCCTCGAGGGGCTGCGGGACGTGCGCATCCTCCAGGGACGCCTCGAGGCCGCCGTCGAGGTGCAGCGCCGCCGGATGCGGCTGGTCGACGGCGACGAGCGCGGGGTGCTCGCCCACCTCCTGGCCGCCCTCGGGGCGCGGCTGGCGGGGGAGGGGGCCACCGAGGAGGCCCGCCGCTTCCTGAAGGAGGCCCTCAAGGCCGACGCCGACTGCGTCGAGGCTCACCTGGAGATGGGGCGCTTCGCCGCGAAGCAGCTCGCCGACCGGAAGCTGGCGCAGAAGCACCTCGAGCGGGCGATCGATCTGCAGCCCGAGGTCATCGTGCTGGCCTATCCCATCCTGGCCGACCTCCACTTCGAGGGAGGGGACTTCGAGGCCTTCGGCGCCTTCCTGCAGGCCGCGGTCGGCCGCCACCCCGACGACCCCCACCTGCGGCTGGCCCTGGCCCGGCACCTCCGGGCCCGGAAGCTGAACGACCGGGCGGTGGAGGAGCTGCGGCTGGCCCTCGACCTCGATCCGGACTTCCGGGCCGCCCGGCAGGAGCTGGGCCGGATCCTCCTGGAGGAGGACAAGGGGCGAGAGCTGCGGGAGCAGTTCGCGGCCATCCTCGAGGGGGCACCTCCGAAGGCCTCGGACTTCACCTGCGCGCGCTGCGGGCAGCCGGTCGGGGCGCTGCTCTTCCGCTGCCCCCGCTGCCAGGCCTTCGGGACGATCCGCTGGAGGGCGGCGACGGCCTGA
- the argS gene encoding arginine--tRNA ligase, which produces MRELVEAALKAAVEAGELDLGEAGLAGAPPVTLEAPRRPEHGDFATNIAMSLARVARKKPREIAEVLAARLKETELSEVDVAGPGFINLRLPPAAWGRALGAVHEAGDAFGHTEGGAGKRVLVEYVSANPTGPMHVGHGRGAVTGDVVATLLTWAGYEVGREFYVNDAGNQIKNLVASVHARYLELLGETVEFPEDGYPGDYIMDCAKALHAKEGERFREADEAALAEVRAFSVEYMLDWIHEDLAAFGIVFDDFASELSIFERGLVKEALEELRGKGLLQDEPDGAVLFRATEFGDDKDRAVLKRDGTHTYLAADLAYHRDKLKRGNDWLINIWGADHAGYVSRMKASIQALGRDPEALTVVLVQMVNLTRDGEPVRMGKRSGTFVPLREVIDEVGRDAARLFFIMRRSDAQFDFDLELAKKSSLDNPVHYVKYGHARCASLLAKAEERGLPIPAGVPGEAALAALGLPEEVALCREILSFPQVVAGAAQNLEPHRIVYYLQETIAAFHSYYTRTGKDDPILSDDPAKLAGRLFLVQSLKQVLKNGLLILGVEAPERMDWSEGEQ; this is translated from the coding sequence GTGAGAGAGCTGGTCGAGGCGGCCCTGAAGGCGGCCGTGGAGGCCGGAGAGCTGGACCTGGGCGAGGCCGGGCTGGCGGGGGCTCCCCCCGTGACCCTGGAGGCTCCCCGCCGTCCCGAGCACGGGGACTTCGCCACCAACATCGCGATGAGCCTGGCCCGCGTGGCCCGGAAGAAGCCCCGGGAGATCGCCGAGGTGCTGGCCGCGCGCCTGAAGGAGACCGAGCTCTCCGAGGTCGACGTGGCCGGACCGGGCTTCATCAACCTGCGCCTCCCGCCCGCCGCCTGGGGGAGGGCCCTGGGCGCCGTCCACGAGGCCGGCGACGCCTTCGGCCACACCGAGGGCGGCGCGGGCAAGCGGGTGCTGGTCGAGTACGTCAGCGCGAACCCCACCGGCCCGATGCACGTCGGCCACGGCCGCGGGGCCGTCACCGGCGACGTCGTCGCGACGCTCCTCACCTGGGCGGGCTACGAGGTCGGCCGCGAGTTCTACGTGAACGACGCCGGCAACCAGATCAAGAACCTCGTGGCCAGCGTCCACGCCCGCTACCTCGAGCTGCTCGGCGAGACGGTCGAGTTCCCCGAGGACGGCTACCCGGGCGACTACATCATGGACTGCGCGAAGGCTCTCCACGCGAAGGAGGGTGAGCGCTTCCGGGAGGCCGACGAGGCCGCCCTGGCCGAGGTGCGGGCCTTCAGCGTCGAGTACATGCTCGACTGGATCCACGAGGATCTCGCGGCCTTCGGCATCGTCTTCGACGACTTCGCCTCCGAGCTCTCGATCTTCGAGCGGGGCCTGGTGAAGGAAGCCCTCGAGGAGCTGCGGGGGAAGGGCCTGCTCCAGGACGAGCCCGACGGCGCGGTGCTCTTCCGGGCCACCGAGTTCGGGGACGACAAGGACCGCGCGGTGCTCAAGCGCGACGGGACCCACACCTACCTGGCCGCCGATCTGGCCTACCACCGCGACAAGCTCAAGCGGGGCAACGACTGGCTGATCAACATCTGGGGCGCCGACCACGCGGGCTACGTCAGCCGGATGAAGGCCTCGATCCAGGCCCTCGGCCGCGATCCCGAGGCCCTCACCGTCGTGCTGGTCCAGATGGTCAACCTCACCCGGGACGGCGAGCCGGTGCGGATGGGCAAGCGCTCGGGCACCTTCGTCCCCCTGCGGGAGGTCATCGACGAGGTCGGCCGCGACGCGGCGCGCCTCTTCTTCATCATGCGGCGCTCGGACGCCCAGTTCGACTTCGATCTCGAGCTGGCCAAGAAGAGCTCCCTGGACAACCCGGTCCACTACGTGAAGTACGGCCACGCCCGCTGCGCCAGCCTCCTGGCGAAGGCCGAGGAGCGGGGCCTGCCCATCCCCGCGGGGGTGCCCGGGGAGGCGGCCCTCGCCGCGCTCGGCCTCCCGGAGGAGGTCGCGCTCTGCCGGGAGATCCTCTCCTTCCCTCAGGTGGTGGCCGGCGCCGCCCAGAACCTCGAGCCCCACCGCATCGTCTACTACCTCCAGGAGACGATCGCGGCCTTTCACAGCTACTACACCCGCACCGGCAAGGACGATCCGATCCTCTCGGACGACCCGGCCAAGCTCGCGGGACGCCTCTTCCTCGTTCAATCCCTCAAGCAGGTCCTCAAGAACGGCCTCCTCATCCTCGGGGTCGAGGCCCCCGAGCGCATGGACTGGTCGGAAGGAGAGCAATAG
- a CDS encoding SPOR domain-containing protein yields MATSKNNRRHDVDVELTLERGQVTSLIVGSVVALGAVFLVGVGVGRRLAPVPEAGAAKTEAREGTAAVPTLTFHDTLTQETVEEAVAVAPAAPAPAAKPAPEKAAPKPEKAPAPKADAEALAKTHASVAATVAALAKPAAKPEAEPKAVEKTAVATAKAATDAASETRFSVQVASSQKEADVTRLAARIKEAGYEATIVPAEIPGRGRWYRLRVGSFASREDAAMKQAELKVALDLSGMVVAI; encoded by the coding sequence ATGGCAACCTCCAAGAACAACCGCAGGCACGATGTCGACGTGGAGCTCACGCTGGAGCGCGGTCAGGTCACCTCCCTGATCGTCGGCTCGGTGGTCGCCCTGGGGGCCGTCTTCCTGGTGGGCGTGGGCGTCGGACGGCGCCTGGCTCCGGTGCCCGAGGCGGGCGCCGCCAAGACCGAGGCCCGGGAGGGCACCGCCGCGGTGCCGACCCTGACCTTCCACGACACCCTGACCCAGGAGACCGTGGAGGAGGCCGTCGCCGTCGCGCCGGCCGCGCCCGCGCCGGCCGCCAAGCCCGCCCCGGAGAAGGCCGCGCCGAAGCCCGAGAAGGCGCCGGCGCCGAAGGCCGACGCCGAGGCCCTCGCGAAGACCCACGCCTCGGTGGCCGCCACCGTCGCGGCCCTGGCCAAGCCCGCGGCCAAGCCCGAGGCGGAGCCGAAGGCCGTCGAGAAGACCGCCGTGGCCACCGCGAAGGCCGCCACCGACGCCGCCAGCGAGACCCGCTTCTCGGTGCAGGTCGCCTCCTCCCAGAAGGAGGCCGACGTCACCCGGCTGGCCGCCCGCATCAAGGAGGCCGGCTACGAGGCCACCATCGTCCCCGCCGAGATCCCCGGCCGGGGCCGCTGGTACCGCCTGCGGGTGGGCAGCTTCGCCAGCCGCGAGGACGCCGCGATGAAGCAGGCCGAACTGAAGGTCGCCCTCGATCTCTCCGGGATGGTGGTCGCCATCTGA
- a CDS encoding cupin domain-containing protein, with the protein MIRRVEKPWGHEIIWAHTDRYVGKLLHIDAGQQLSYQYHELKEETLRVERGRMLLVYDHGQGEGRQERVMEAGDVVHIPPGMRHRMIAETDVDVIEVSTPELDDVVRLEDAYGREGTSTP; encoded by the coding sequence ATGATCCGCCGAGTCGAGAAGCCCTGGGGCCACGAGATCATCTGGGCCCACACCGACCGGTACGTCGGGAAGCTGCTCCACATCGACGCCGGACAGCAGCTCTCCTACCAGTACCACGAGCTCAAGGAGGAGACGCTCCGCGTCGAGCGCGGGCGGATGCTCCTGGTCTACGACCACGGGCAGGGTGAGGGCCGGCAGGAGCGGGTGATGGAGGCCGGCGACGTGGTCCACATCCCGCCCGGGATGCGCCACCGGATGATCGCCGAGACCGACGTCGACGTGATCGAGGTCTCGACCCCCGAGCTCGACGACGTCGTCCGCCTCGAGGACGCCTACGGGCGGGAAGGGACGAGCACGCCATGA